The DNA region AAGCGGATttttaaataactaaaatGATGGCAAGTGTTTACCGACCAAATCGCATGTGTCCGTAGTCATCGAACTGATCATCACCCCCCCTTTTGCCAAACCTCATGTGACCGTAATCATCAAACCGCTTAGATTTAGTATTTTCGTCATCATTATCCATGAGGAGATCTAATTTAATTGGTATCATTGGGCGAGGTACTCTCCGACCGAAGGTAATTATTTTCTGATTACGCTTATCCCCGAATCGAGAGAGCGATGGTCCAACTAAATTCGCATTGGGCTGATCGGATTCCGCACCCATATTTGACTCCAAGTCCTGTAGTCGCCGATCCCCCTTCGAGATTTGCAGATTAGTCGTCTGCGCTGGCACCGGCACCGTCACTAAGAAGCAGAAGGCTAATGCCCAGAGAGGAATAACCAGCGTGGCGAAGTGCGTACAGCTTCTGAGTCCCATGCTTTACTATGCCCTTAGCAGACTGGTGGACAGCTAACTTGGTGCTTCCTTTTTATACGATAACGGTTGTGGGCCTCCATTCTCGCCTGTTTAATATTCTGCAACCGCGGCTGTCAAGGATTGAGTGCCTTGATGTATTGAGATAACAGAAATTCACTTTGCCCTATGGGCCTTGACTTGTGATTGACTTGATTGATTAAACTAACTTTGATGCTGtcctaaaaataattgaatttgacGGCATTGCCCTATGAAACACTATAGCAAAATATCAGGGACTGGTAGTTGTGCcttgaaaacaataaataaataaaaaagcgtACATATTTCCAtggatatgtatatgtatatgtatatgtatatgtatatgtatatgtatatgtatatgtatatgtatatgtatatgtatatgtatatgtatatgtatatgtatatgtatatgtatatgtatatgtatatgtatatgtatatgtatatgtatatgtatatgtatatgtatatgtatatgtatatgtatatgtatatgtatatgtatatgtatatgtatatgtatatgtatatgtatatgtatgtatatgtatatgtatatgtatatgtatatgtatatgtatatgtatatgtatatgtatatgtatttaatgtATGGAGAAAAGTTCTTTTACCTTCGAATAACGTGTATAATAATTGTCAACATAGAAGACCATTGCACACCACCAAAGTGCCCGATGAAAATAAGCTTTGACCTGCTTTTTTGTTGacttatattttatgaaaaaactaaaacacaTGAGGtgaataaattttaaacattaataaaGAATTCCAATAGGTTGAACTAAGCTGTAATCCATTTGAGAAATCACAATTATCAAATGGACCAttttagttatatttttttatttttaaagtcaCGTAAAAAGCAAGAAATATGGTTTAAAATGATTGCAAATACTACAGTTGACATTATTGATCCAACCACtggcaacaaacaaaaaaaagtgttgATTCCTTTTTGGAAATTTCTCTAATaatacccattactcgtagagtaaaattaTGTAACAGGCTGAAGGAAAAGTTTCCGCCCAAATAAAggatatatattcttgatcaggaccaatagaCGAGTTGATCTTGCCCTtcatgtccgtccgtatgaataggcgcagcgcaagtttgttgacccatgtcTTAAGgctactctaacgcccaacACTGtagtttttgaatttttgtttgtatattttttatcagaaaatgtcaaaattcGGCGATTTTggctaaacatttttatgagtGTAGATAACTCGGATTGTTTAAACAAGTCGATTCGAAATGTGATTTTCCTCTATATAATAAAGTTAACTTGGAAAAGCAATATAAGAAGTATTAATAAATTAGCTTTTATGACCACCAGTATAGTCAAATATTGATGATTAATTCTTTATTCAAATACTTGTGATACTAAGCAAAAGTATCTCTTTAC from Drosophila santomea strain STO CAGO 1482 chromosome 3R, Prin_Dsan_1.1, whole genome shotgun sequence includes:
- the LOC120452328 gene encoding drosulfakinins — its product is MGLRSCTHFATLVIPLWALAFCFLVTVPVPAQTTNLQISKGDRRLQDLESNMGAESDQPNANLVGPSLSRFGDKRNQKIITFGRRVPRPMIPIKLDLLMDNDDENTKSKRFDDYGHMRFGKRGGDDQFDDYGHMRFGR